The following proteins are co-located in the Candidatus Zymogenus saltonus genome:
- a CDS encoding sigma-54-dependent Fis family transcriptional regulator — protein MKLILVVAENSDHSSVIGRSLTSEYKVESVPTIETCLERLRKKRYEIIFVDIGLLRGLMENNSYNNALQAFWQVYPTMEIVVMSPVETIREAVMAVKAGASNYITYPIDVEEVRFVTQNVYESIKVKLELDYLRGRFWESEALETIQTKCVEMQKVYEKVRAVSPTKSTVLLIGETGTGKSILARLIHQHSNRRSGPFISVHLGAVPETLVESELFGHEKGAFTGAERRKLGKFEIANEGTIFLDEISTIPPSVQIKLLEVLQDGTFSRIGSEVDIHTNARVIAATNTDLKVMCDEGNFRTDLYYRLNVFPIEVLPLRERKEDIPFLVDVTLKRLNKFYMKQIKAIHPAVLEAFDNYLWPGNIRELENIIERAYLLEKSSIIETKHIPHELLPANSLHQMNDDESTMTLSEARKKGVEELERQYLMRMLRLMHGRIDRTAQAAGITTRQLNKLMKKYGLEKRDFKNNQ, from the coding sequence GTGAAGCTGATTCTAGTTGTGGCCGAGAATTCCGATCATTCGTCCGTTATCGGAAGGAGCCTTACTTCCGAATATAAGGTTGAATCGGTCCCTACAATAGAGACGTGCCTCGAAAGGCTCCGCAAAAAAAGATACGAGATCATCTTTGTGGACATCGGACTCCTTCGTGGATTGATGGAAAACAATTCGTACAATAACGCGCTCCAGGCGTTCTGGCAGGTCTACCCGACGATGGAGATCGTTGTCATGTCACCGGTTGAAACGATCAGGGAGGCCGTCATGGCTGTGAAGGCGGGGGCAAGCAACTACATCACCTATCCGATCGATGTGGAAGAGGTGAGATTCGTAACTCAGAACGTCTACGAATCGATCAAGGTAAAGCTTGAACTCGACTATCTCAGGGGACGGTTCTGGGAATCCGAGGCGCTCGAGACGATACAGACCAAGTGTGTGGAGATGCAGAAGGTCTACGAAAAGGTGCGGGCGGTTTCTCCCACAAAGAGCACCGTGCTGTTGATAGGCGAGACAGGCACGGGGAAGAGTATTCTTGCGCGGCTGATCCACCAGCACAGCAACCGCAGAAGCGGCCCCTTTATCAGCGTCCACCTCGGCGCCGTGCCCGAGACGCTGGTCGAGAGCGAGCTTTTCGGCCACGAGAAGGGGGCTTTTACCGGAGCGGAGCGAAGAAAGCTCGGCAAATTTGAGATCGCCAACGAGGGGACGATCTTTCTCGACGAGATCAGCACGATCCCTCCCTCGGTTCAAATCAAGCTGCTCGAGGTCCTGCAGGACGGGACCTTCAGCAGGATCGGGAGCGAAGTGGACATCCATACGAACGCCCGCGTGATCGCCGCTACGAATACCGACCTGAAGGTTATGTGCGACGAGGGAAATTTCCGAACTGACCTCTACTACCGGCTGAACGTCTTCCCGATCGAGGTACTGCCCTTGAGGGAGCGCAAGGAGGACATCCCATTTCTGGTGGATGTTACTCTAAAGAGATTGAACAAGTTTTACATGAAACAGATCAAGGCCATTCATCCCGCCGTCTTGGAGGCCTTCGATAACTATCTATGGCCCGGCAATATCCGGGAGCTGGAAAACATAATTGAGCGGGCCTATCTGTTGGAAAAATCATCCATCATAGAGACAAAGCATATACCCCATGAACTCCTCCCGGCGAATTCGCTCCATCAGATGAATGATGATGAATCGACGATGACGCTCTCTGAAGCGCGTAAAAAGGGCGTCGAGGAGCTGGAGAGGCAGTACCTTATGCGGATGCTTCGGTTGATGCACGGCAGGATAGACAGGACGGCTCAGGCCGCCGGAATAACCACGAGGCAGCTCAACAAGCTGATGAAAAAATACGGACTTGAAAAGAGGGACTTCAAGAATAATCAGTGA